The genomic stretch GACGAGTTCGGCAGGCGCAGTTTCGGCCCGTTCCTGATGATTTTCGCGCTGATCGAGATCACGCCCGTCGGCGGCATTCCCGGCGTTCCGACATTCCTGGCGCTGGTCTGCGCTCTGATCGCATTGCAGATGCTGGCCGGTCGCGATCACATCTGGATACCCGACTGGATCGAAAACCGTTCGGTCGGAGCGGACAAGCTCCGCAAATCGGCAGAGAAGCTGGAAGGGATCGCGCATTGGCTCGACAAGCGATTCCACGGCCGGTTGAAGCGCTTTACCGGGCGGGGGTGGCAAAAGGTCGCCGCCGCCGTCGTGATCCTGCTCTGCTGTGCGGTTCCGCCGCTCGAATTGCTGCCATTTGCGAGCAGTGGACCGATGCTGGCGATTGCCGCATTCGGACTGGCCATAATGGTGCGCGATGGCGGGCTGATGCTCGGCGCGCTGGCGATTTCCGCCCTCGTCGCGGGTGGTAGTGCCTATTACTACTTTACCGCAGACGCCTCGGGCGGCGGGGGTTTCCTCGGCCTGTTCTAGCTTTGGGGTGTCAGTGGCGAAAGGTCGCTGCCGCCGAGTGCCTGCCACAGCAAGACACGGGCGCGGCGTGCCCTGCCACCAGCGGCGACGGCGCGTTCGGTACTCCCATCGGCAGCCCTTCGCGCATCGAGCACGGTCAGGAAATCGGCAAGCCCTGCGCGGTATCGCGTTTCTGCCAGGTCGGCGGCGCGTTCCAGTTGCGCGGTCTCAAGGTTCGCCGCAGCCAGTTCGGCATCGGCTGCCGCAACCAGTCCGTATGCCGTTTCGGCATCGCCCAATGCCGTGAACACTGCGCCGCGATAGGCGGCAAAGGCGGCGCGCTTGTTTGCTGCTGCTCCATCGATTTCCGCCTCGATCCGTCCGAAATCGAGTAGCGGCGCAGCAAGGCCAGCAGCCAGTGAACCGACAATCGAATCCTCGTCGAACAGGTCGCCCGGACTGAATGCCAAGAGGCCAATGGCTGCCGAAAGGGTGAGCTTGGGAAAGCGCTGGCGCGCCGTCGCGGCCAGTTCCGCATCGCTTGCGGCAAGGTTTGCCTCTGCCCCGCGAACGTCGGGGCGATTGGCCAGCAATTGCGACGGCAGGGTGGCAGGCGCAGCCGGCGCCGAGGTCACGGGTAGGGGTGAAACAAATGCCTGTTTCACTACCTCAGGTTGAGCGCCGGTCAGGGTAACAAGCCGTCCGAACAACCGCGCCTTCTCACTGCCGAGAGCGGCAAGGCGGCTGCGCGTTGTCGCGGCGGTTGCTTCCGCCCTGATGCGGTCGAACCCCGGCGCAAGGCCGGCCTGTTCCCGGTCGGCTGCCAGCCGGGCGATGGCGGTCGCCGCCTCCATGTCTTGCGACAGGGTGTAGCCGCGAGCTTCGACGCTGCGATAATCGATGACCGTGGCGGCGATTTCCGCGATCAGGGCCAGCCGAACGGCCTGTGCCTGCGCGTCGGCGGCATCGACCCGCGCCAGTGCTGCGCGCTCGCTCGCCTTCAGCACTCCGAAAAGGTCCAGGTCCCATCGTGCGGTCACATTCGCGGCATAGGCGGTGCGCTCGGTATCGATGCCGATGCCCGGGGGCAGGCTGGCGGCGAATTGTGCGGGATTCGTGCGGGTCGCGGTAACCGAGGCATCGGCCCCGATCGACGGCAACCGGTTGGCGCCTGCGCGTGCGGCTCCGGCGCGGGCTGCCTCTACCCTGGCGAGCGCTTCTGAAAGCGTCGGAGCGTCGTTCAGGGCAAGCCCGGCAAGCGTGGTGAAGGCGGCATCATCGGTCGGCAGCAACGCCGCCAGCGCTGCGCCTTCTTCTGCCTGGGGCGCGAACAGGAACGTGTCGGGCAGGACGGGTCGCGGCGTCTCGATCTGCGGCGCGGGCCCTGCAACGCAGGCTGAAAGCGCCAGAGGCGCAGCCATCAGGGCAAGGTGCGTGCGTCTCACTTCGCTGCAGCCTTTGCCGGGATGAATGCGTCGATCTGCTGGCCCACGCGGAACTTGTCACGCGCACTATCGGGCAGGGCATAGATCAACTGCAACACGCGCACATCGACCCGTTCCTGCGCGGAATTGGTCAGCGACCGCTTCGGCACGACAAGGGGTTCTGCGCGAACGAAAATTGCCTCGACCTGGTCTTTTGCCGCTCCGCGCGGGCTGACCTGCGCTGCCTTGCCCAGATCGACACGGTTCGCTTCGTCCTCGTCGACGTCGACGCGGACGTGCAAGGGGCGGGTTTCCCCCATCTGGATGAAGGGCGGAGAGCTGCTGCCCATGGTACTGACATATTCGCCGGGGCGGATGTTCACTGCCAGGATCTCGCCTGCAATCGGTGCGCGCACGGTCAGGCGGCCGAGTTCGGTTCGCGCGCTCGCTGCGGCGGCCTGTGCGGCGCTCAGCCGGGCACGGGCCAGTTCCAGACGGCTGGCAGCGGCGCTTGCATCCCCTTCTGCGCGGATCACTTCGGCGCGGCTGACGGCGGCGGGATCCTCGATTTCGCGATAGAGCGCCAGCTGCTTGCCGGCCGTGGCACGGGCGGTCTGCGCTTCGCGGATGGCGGCGCTCGCTTCCCCGATGGCTGCGTTCGCTTCCGACAGGCGGGCGCGGGCCGATCGGTCGTCGACCACGAACAGCACTTCGCCCCTGCCCACGAACTGCCCCGGCTGGACGCGGAGGTCCGTAACCAGCCCGGCAAGCGCGGTTCCGATATCAATGATCTCGCTCGACGGTTCGACCACGCCTGCACCGGCGACCCGCGGCGAGTTCGCAAGGGCACCGGTCGCCTGGGCGGGCTGCTGCGTCGGTTGCTCCAGCGTGCGGTCAGGCAGGCCAAAGACGATGAAGGCGATTGCGCCCAGAACTCCGAGCGCCGCTATCACGGGCAGGACCTGCCGCGAAATGCTGATGTTTTTCGGGAGCAAAGCCATGATCAGTGTTCCTCCGGCATTTCGGCGCCGTCGTGGGTAATGCGGCCGTCCTCGAGCACGAGGATGCGGTCGGCCAGGTCGAAAATACGATTGTCGTGGGTGACGATGATGACCGATCGGTCGTCGGCCACCGCAACTTCGCGCAGCAGGTCCATCACGCGGCGACCCGATTTGGCGTCGAGCGCTGCGGTCGGTTCGTCGCACACCACCAGTCGCGGTTCGTGGACCAGCGCACGGGCGATGGCGACGCGCTGCTGCTGGCCACCCGATAGCTGGTTGGGAAGCTTGTCCGCCTGGTCGAGGATGTTGAGCTTGTCGAGCATCGCCTTTGCGCGCTCTCGTGCCTCGTCCACCGGCATTCCGCGTGCGATGAGCGGGACTGCGGCATTGGCCGCCGCGTCGATCGAGGGGATCAAATTGTACTGCTGGAAAATGAAGCCGATATTGTCGAGCCGGAACTCGACCAGTTCGGTATCGCCCAGCGCATAGATATCGGTGCCGAATACCTGCACCTTGCCCTGCGTCGGCCAGAGAATGCCGCACATGATCGAGATCAGCGTGGTCTTGCCCGACCCGCTTTCGCCGACGAGGAAGGTCATCTCGCCGGCACGAACGTCGAGGTCGATCCCGTGGAGCACGGTGATCGTCGTGTCGCCAGCGGTGAAATCGCGGGTTACGGCGCGCGTCGAAATCGCGGCTGAGGCGTCGAACGGGCTCATCTGAACACCGCCGCTGGTTCGGTCCTGAGCACGCTGCGCAGCGCGATGAAGCCGGTGATGGCAAGGATCAGCGTCACCGCGACGAGCGAGAACAGCGGTATCTGCCACGGGATGTAGAACCCCTTGAAGGTCGGGTCGCCGCTGAAGCCCCAGATGAAGAGCGCAGTGCCGATCAGGCCGAGCGAATAGCCGATTGCACCGACCATCCCCGCCTGGACCGCGACCATCCGCACGATCTTGGCGTTGGTCACGCCGATCGCCTTCAGCGCACCGAACTGCTTGATGTTGTCGCGAATGAACAGGCTGAAGGTCAGGCCGACGATGGCAACGCCGACAATGAAGCCGAGCAGCACGGTAATCCCGAAATTGAACGGGATGCCGGTGTTCTGGATGACGAAGTCGACCCCGTCCTGTGCCAGCTCGTCGCGGGTCCGGGCGCGGAGTCCGGTCTGCTCCTCGATGCGCGCGGCAAGCTCCTGCGCGCTGGTGCCTTCGGACGCGCCGACGAGTACGAAGCTCAACCGGTTGCGGGTGCCGGGGACATAGCGGAGCGCCTGCGAATAGCGCGTGTAGAGAACGACAGTGCTGGTGAAGCTGGGGATTGCATCGGCAACCCCGCGGATGACCGCACGCTGGTCGTTGAGTTCGAGGACTTCGCCAACCGGGCTCGGCTGGTCGGGATACATGCGGCTCGTCCCGACATCGTCGATGATCACGCTGTCAGGGCGCGACAGGACCGATGTGTCGCCTTCGAACATGCGTTTAGGCAGGCCAATCAGCGTGGCATCGTCGACGCCGATGATGGCCACCTGTTCGAGGTCGCCCGTATCGGTGCGGACGGCGGCATTGGCGCGCAGGTGCGGCACGGCCCATTCGACGCCCGAAACGCCGCGCACTCGCTCCAGCGCGGTCGAGGGCATGGCATAGGCGATGTCGGTGGTGCGGCTGACCGGGTCCATAACCCAGACTTCCGCCTCCGCCACGTTGTAGACCCCGCTCGCTCCGCGTTCGATCAGATTGACGAAAATGGTCAGCTGCTGAGTGATGAGCAGGGTGGAAAAGGCGATGCCGAACAACAGGCCATAGAACTTGGTCCTGTCTCCCGTCAGCATTCTGATCGCGATCCACAGCATGAAAAGAACTCTTGAGCCGACGGGGGGTTGCAGGAGAGGGCCGCAAGGGCCATTATTGAACGGTAGCGTTTAATTGAACGGAGTCGTTCACTTTGTCAACAGCCTCATCTTCTCCCGACGAAACGGCCCGTGCACCCGCGCGCGGTCGCCCCGTCGACGAGGCGAAGCGTGAGGCGATCATCGACGCGGCGCGGCATTCCTTTTTCGAACGCGGTTTCGCGGCGAGCTCGATCGAGCAGATCGCTGCGGATGCCAATGTCTCCAAGGTCACGGTTTACAATCACTTCGGCGACAAGCGCGGACTGCTGTCGGCAACAGTCGACAACGAATGCAGCAAGTTGCGCGGCCTGTTCCATATCGGCGAAACGCCCGACGGGAGCCTGTCGGAACGGCTTACCACGATCGGCGCTGCCATGACGGCGTTCCTCTCGCGCCCCGAAATGGTCCATTTCGACCGCCGGATCGCTGCTGAAACCGAACACGATCCCGAGATCGGGCACGCTTTCCTCAATTCCGGCCCCTACCGGATGAAGGAAGCCTTCACCGCGTTCCTCGAAAGCCGGGTCCAGGCAGGCGAACTCGACATCGCCGATTGCGCGCTGGCGGCGGAACAATTCGTCTCCATGTGCAAGGGGATCGGCGATCTCGAACGGCGATTCGGCAAGGCAGTCGATGCGCAGGCGGACGAAGCGCGCATCGCCGGGGCAGTCGAGGTGTTCCTCGCAGCCTACGCCACAAAGGGCTGATCATACGGCCCCGACACCGCTCCTGAACGAGCGCCCCGATATCAGTCTTCGCAAATCTGCGCGAAAAGCTGCGCCCTCGTTATCTTGCCATTCACCCGCTCGCGCCTACATTGGGCAGGACGAAAGGAATACCTGTCGATGAACGACGAAAACGATCCGAACACAGGCGGCGAAGGCCCCAACCCCTGGGTGAAGAGCCTGATGATCTGGGGCGGGGTGTTTCTCGCCCTGCTGATGGTCGTCACCATGTTCGGCAATTCGAACCAGCCGACCGGCACCGCGATCCCTTATTCGGATTTCCGCGAAAAGGTTGCCGAAGGTTCGGTGAAGGAAGTCGTCGTCGCGCCGGAAAAGATCACCGGCACGATGAGCAACGATGCCGCGTTCACGACCATTCCCGTTGCCAACGACCCCGGCCTGACCAAGCTGCTGGATGAAAACGGCGTCAAATATTCGGGCGCTGAATCGGATGAAGGCAACATCCTGCTCTACATCCTCGTCCAGACCCTGCCGTTCCTGCTGATCCTCGGCATCGCGTTCTTCGCGCTGCGCCAGGTGCAGAAGGGTGGCGGCGGCGGTGCCATGGGCTTCGGCAAGTCGAAGGCCAAGCTGCTGACCGAACGCCAGGGCCGCGTCACTTTCGACGACGTTGCCGGGATCGACGAAGCTCGCGAGGAGCTGGAAGAAATCGTCGAATTCCTGAAGGACCCGCATCGCTTCTCCAAGCTTGGTGGCCAGATCCCCAAGGGCGCACTGCTGGTCGGTTCGCCGGGTACCGGTAAGACGCTGCTCGCCCGCGCCATCGCAGGCGAGGCCGGCGTGCCGTTCTTCACCATTTCGGGTTCGGACTTCGTCGAAATGTTCGTCGGCGTCGGCGCCAGCCGCGTCCGCGACATGTTCGAACAGGCGAAGAAGAACGCGCCATGCATCGTCTTCATCGACGAAATCGACGCCGTCGGTCGCCATCGCGGCAACGGTATCGGCAATTCGAACGACGAGCGCGAGCAGACGCTGAACCAGCTGCTGGTCGAAATGGACGGTTTCGAAGCCAACGAAGGCATCATCATCATCGCCGCGACCAACCGTCCCGACGTGCTCGACCCCGCACTGCTGCGTCCGGGCCGTTTCGACCGCCAGGTCGTGGTGCCGATCCCCGATATCGATGGCCGCGAGAAAATCCTTTCGGTCCACATGAAGAAAGTGCCGCTGGCACCCGACGTAAACCCGCGCACGATTGCACGCGGCACGCCGGGCTTCTCCGGTGCCGACCTTGCCAACCTCGTCAACGAAGCTGCCCTGCTGGCCGCCCGCCGCAACAAGCGGCTCGTCGCGATGCAAGAATTCGAGGACGCCAAGGACAAGGTCATGATGGGGACCGAGCGCCGCTCGATGGTCATGACCGACGACGAGAAGAAGATGACCGCCTATCACGAGGCCGGGCACGCGCTCGTGTCGCTGAACGAGCCGGCATCCGACCCGATCCACAAGGCGACGATCATTCCGCGCGGTCGTGCGCTGGGCATGGTCATGCGCCTGCCGGAACGTGACAGCTATTCCTATCACCGCGACAAGATGCACGCGAACCTCGCTGTCGCCATGGGCGGCCGCGTCGCCGAAGAAATCATCTTCGGTCACGACAAGGTATCGTCGGGTGCATCGGGCGACATCCAGTACGCCACCGACCTTGCCCGCAGCATGGTCACCAAGTGGGGTATGTCGGACAAGTTGGGGCCGCTCCAGTACGAGGAAAGCCAGGAAGGTTATCTCGGCATGGGCCAGACCGCGCGCACGATGGCCGGTTCGGAAACGAACAAGCTGATCGATGCAGAGATCAAGGAACTGGTCGAAAGCGGCCTGAAGCGTGCAACCGAAATCCTGACCGACCAGGAGGACAAGCTCCACCTGCTCGCCCAGGCATTGCTCGAATACGAAACGCTGACCGGCGAGGAAATCGACAAGCTGATGAGCGATGGCAAGATCGACCGTCCGGATGCGCCCAGCGGTCCGACGATCGCGAAGCCGCCGCAGGGTTCTTCGATCCCGAAAGCGGGCAAGAAGTTCGGCGGATCGGAAGGTCCGGCACCGCAAGGCGCCTGATGCGTTGACCTCCTGAACGACACAGGAGGTCAACCATGAACAAGCTTTCGATAATCGCCGCTGCAGCCGGTGCAATGGCGCTCGGCGCGTGCTCGCAAGAGACGCAGGACAATATCGAACAGACCGCAGAATACGCCGCTGACGATGCGGCCAAGAACCTCGATGCCGCAGGCGAAGTGATCGAGGATGACCTTGCCGATGCCGCCGCTGGCGTCAGCGCCCGTGCAGACAAGGTGGAAGATCACCTCCGCGACAATGATGATCCGGCAGACGAAGTGGAAGCCGCACCGGCCTTCAACGGTAACTGATCGAATTCTGTCAGCCTGCGCTGAGCAGGCCGATGGTCAGGATGAAGACCGCAGCGGCAAATCCCGTGAACAGGTAGAGCAGCGGCAGGCGGATCAGAAGGCCGTGCTTTCTCTGCTTGTAAGTGCCGATGAAGTGCACTGCCTGGTGCACCGGGATCAGCAGTATCGGGATCGGGGTCAGGGCATCCAGCCCCAACTTGCTCAGAACTGCAGCGATCAGGAACAGGAACAGCCCGACGCTGATCGAATAGGATACGAAAACGGCATGATCGTACATCGGGTACCGGCGTGACCCGAACAGGAACAGCAGGCTGACCAGGGGCGCGCTGATCGGTATCAGCAGCCACCCGAACTTGTAGGCGGTGTTCTGCAGTTTGTAGGCGAGGAGGTCGGGGTTTTCCTTCGCCTTGATCCATTGCTGGTCCAGCCAGCTGAGATCGCCAGGCTCGACCGTGAAATACCCTGCCGAGGTGAAGTCGGACGTGGGATCCTTCGCGAACTCTGCGGTCTTGATCCCCTCGGCCTTCATGCGGCGCCAGCTTTCCACGTAGCCTTCCTGCAAGGGGATGGCCCGGTCGATCGCGGCGATCGCCTGCCGGCGGTATTCGTCGCGGTTCTCGGCGGTGAATTTCACCGTGCGGTTGCGATACATGCGTGTCAGCAACTCGTCGCGTTCGGGACTGGCCGGTCCGGACAGGACCTCGCGCCTTTCTTTCAGATTTTGCAGGCCGTCGATCTGGGCCTCTAATTGCATGTCGACGCTGTTGCGATCCTGCCAGTCGTCGAATTTGACCGCACCGCCCATGAGCGAGAGCGTGGCGAAGGTGACGAGGACCACGAACAGATAGAGCGCAATGGGCGAGATGTACTTGGCCCGTTTCCCCTCGATATATTCGCGGGTCATCTTGCCCGGGCGCAATGCGATGGCGGGAAGGGTGCGCCACAGCTTGCCCTCGAAATGCAGCACCCCGTGCAGCAAGTCGTGGACGAAGGCATGGAGCGTGCGATGGACATGGGCGCGTTGCCCGCATTGTTCGCAATAAGGGCCCGTCAGCGGCGAACCGCAATTGAGGCAGGCAGCCTCGTGCGTGTGCCCGTCGGCTTCGGTGTCGGGCGAAACGTCAGTCACGCTCACCTCAGAACGCCCCGAGCAGGATAAGCAGCCAGACGAACAGCCCAAGCACGACGAAGACGATGACGTTAGTCAACACTACCGTCCGCCACAGGGCGGAGAAACGCGTCAGCTCGTAAGTGTAGCGCAGCTGCTTGTAGATATGGATCGGCGGCACGACAGCCAGGCCGAGGAAAATCCACATGCCACCGATGCCCAGGGCGAACAGCACCGAAAGCGTCACGAACAGGAGCGACATGAAGGCCTGCGAATAGGTCACGAAAACCGCGTGATCATAGGCATGGAAACGCCTGCGCCACGCAAACAGCAGCCACACGAAGGGGATCGAAAGCGGGATCAGCAACCAGCTGAATTTGTAGCCGTTGGTCTGCAGCTTGTAGAGCATCAGGCCGGGGTTCTTTTTCCACTTTTCGACCAGGGCATTGTCGAACGCCTCGATACCGGTGCCCGTGAAGGAGAAGTTCTGGGTTCCGCCGAGCTTCATTTCCGACACCGTGTCGATGCCGCTCAGTTCCTGTTCGTAGCGTTCGAGCTTCGCCTTGCTTTCGGCGTAACCGGGGTCGTCTTCCGGGGTGTCGGCAACAAGCTGCCTCTGATCGTCGACTTTCTTCTTCGCGACTTCGCGCGCCTGTTCGATATTGGACTGCACCGTTTCGGCCGTGCTGAAATCGGTCGGCGTCGATATGCCGATCATCGAGAACACGGCGAACATGGTGAAGACGCTGAACAGGAACATCGACATCGGGCTGACGAACTTGGCCCGTTCGCCATCGATATAGCGGCGGGTCAGGACGCCCGGCTTGAAGGTGAGCAGCGGCAGAGTGTTCCAGAGCTTGCCGTCGAGATGCAGCACGCCGTGGATCAGGTCGTGAAATAGGCCTGCCAGGCTGCGATGGATCTCGCCCCTCTGTCCGCAGGCATGACAATGCGAACCGACCAGTTCGGTGCCGCAGTTGAGGCAGGTGCCTTCTTCGCCTGTCGGGAGGGCACCGCCCTTGCCGCCATGTGCTGGCTCGACCGCACGGCCCAGCAGGCCGCCTTCGATCGCGCTCCCGATCCCTTCGGAAATCCCGCTCATAAGTTCCCCTTCGGGTGACCCTTATATGCGGCTGTATCGCGTCAGGGGAAGCGCCGAGTGCCTGTATTCAACGCTTTGCGAGCTTGCGGTCGATCGCCTGCCACAGCCGGGCGAACTGTTCCGCAGGGGGTGAACTGCGTGCAAAGGCGCCGACCGGCTGGCGGCGCACGGCACATTGTTCGACCATGCTCGAATAGGGGAGCACCGGCCATTTCGGCTCTTGCGCCAATGCCTCGCGGTGCAGCTTGCGGCGCTGGTCGACCATGGAAAAGACCGGCAGGATCGATGGCCCTTTGTCCCCGACGCGCTTTATCTCCTTCGCCACCATGTCGAAGGCGCGATGCGAAAGCGGGGAGGGGGGCAGCGGCACGATCACGATATCGGCAGCGCGCAGGACCTGGCTCGAAACCTCGTTCACCCCCGGAGGGCAATCGAGGACGATGCGATCGTATTCCTTTTCCAGCTTCGCGGTCAGGCGGTCGAGCCTGCGACGCTTGCCGATCTGGGTCAGTTGGGTGTCGAGCTGGCGCAGGCTGTCGTCGGCGGGCAGCAGGTCGAGGCCGGGATAGCCCGTCTCCCACATCAGCTCGTCAGGCGCGCGGTCCTGCCGGAAAACGCCCTCGGCCTTCTTTCCCTTGGGCTCGATATTGTAGAGAAAACCCGCACCGCCAGCGGCATCGAGGTCCCACAACAAGGTCTGGTGCCCGCCCTCGATTGCCGAAAACCATGCGAGGTTTGCCGCGATGGTGGTTTTGCCGACTCCGCCCTTGGCGCTGTAGATCGCTGTGACTGCCATCGGGCCATCCTACAGCGATCCGCGCGACTTGCGCACAAAAAAGGCCGCCCTTGCGGAGCGGCCCCTTTGGTTTCCTGTGACGGAAGGATCAGCCGTCGTAATCGGCGCCGATCGAAGTGGAACGGGTCGGGGCCGAGGCAGTGATGCGCAGGGCTTCTGCCGACTGGCTGAGCGAACCGATTTCATCGGCTTCGTCTTCGTCGTCCGGCAGGATCTTCTGCAGGTTCACGATGACCGATTCCTTGAGTTCCTTCGGCCTTACAGTCTGTTCGGCGATCTCGCGCAGGGCAACAACCGGGTTCTTGTCGCGGTCGCGATCGATGGTCAGCTCGCTGCCGCCCGAAATCTGGCGTGCACGCTCTGCTGCGAGCAGGACGAGATCGAAGCGGTTGGGGACTTTGTCGACGCAATCTTCGACGGTAACGCGCGCCATGTGGCACTCCAATATTCTGTGCGTGTCGGAAAGGCGCTGCACCTAGGCATTGGCGCGGCGAGAGTCAAGAAATTGCGTTTCTGTGCGGCTTGGGGCTAGAGCGCGTCAATGGGTGAGATCGAAGGGCAGGACCGCGGGCAGCTGTTGAGCGATTTTCGCGATCCCGTGCCGTTCAGCATGCAGGGCGCCGGCCACGAACTGACCGTGCTGTCCGGTGGCTTGGACCGGCTCGATGCATTGATGGCAATGATCGACGGGGCGCAGCAGTCGCTGAAGCTCGCTTTCTATATCTTCGACCGCGATCACGCGGGGAAACAGGTGCTCGAGGCGCTGGCAGCGGCAGCCCGGCGCGGTGTCGATGTGCGACTGATAGTCGATGGCTTCGGCGCCTCCGGTGACGAGGCCCAGTTCCGGCCGCTGGTAAAGGCCGGCGGCAAGTTCTGGTTATTCAGCCCCAAGTGGACACGGCGCTACCTGATCCGCAACCACCAGAAGATCGTGATCGCCGATGGCAAGAGCGCGATCATCGGCGGCTTCAACGTGGCGGACGATTACTTCGCCTTGCCGAGCCAAAACGGCTGGAACGACCTGGGGCTCACGCTGGAAGGTCCGGCGGTTGCCCGGCTCGACGAATGGTTCGCGAAGCTGGAGACCTGGGTTTCGAGCAAGCGCGCACAATGGCTGGCGATCCGGCGAGCGGTGCGAACATGGGATCCTGGCGAAGAGCAGGTCCAGGTCCTGATCGGCGGACCGACAACGAGGCTGTCGTCTTGGGCGCGTGCCGTCCGCCGCGACCTCGATTCGGCCAGCCAGCTCGACATGATCATGGCTTATTTCTCGCCGTCCAATTCGATCCTGCGCAAGATCGCGCAAGTGGCGAAACGGGGCAGGGCAAGCCTGCTGATGGCGGGAAGATCGGACAACGGAGCGACCATCGGTGCAACCAGGTCGCTTTATTCCTACCTGCTCAACCGCGGGGTGGAGATTCACGAATTCGACCTCTGCAAGCTTCATACGAAGCTGATCGTCGCCGATGACGTGACCTATATCGGCAGCGCCAATTTCGACATGCGCAGCCTCTATCTGAACCTCGAGATCATGCTGCGGATCGAAGATGCGGCCCTGGCGGAAAAAATGCGTGCCCATGTCGCCCACCATCGCGCGGTGTCGTCCCCGATCACGGCCGAGAGCCATCGCAAACGGGCAAGCTTGTTCAATCGCATCCGCTGGAACCTTGCCTGGTTCCTCGTTTCGGTGCTCGATTACACGGTGGCGCGCAGGCTCAACCTGGGTCTGTGAGAGAACCCTATTCGTAGCCCCAGTCCGAATAATCCTTCGTATTCGGGCTGGTGAACTTGGTAATCTCGCTCTGGAAGTGGAGCGGCACGTTGCCGGTCGAACCGTGGCGCTGCTTGGCGACGATCAGCGTCGCCTTGCCGACCAGTTCCTCGTAACGTTCTTCCCACGCGCGGTATTTCTCCTGCGCGTCGGGCGACGATGATGCGTCGGGGAAGTCTGGCTTGGTCGCGAGGTGATAATAATCGCCGCGATAGATGAACCAGACCATGTCGGCGTCCTGTTCGATCGAGCCCGATTCCCTAAGATCGGACAGCATCGGACGCTTGTCTTCGCGCTGTTCGACCGCACGGCTGAGCTGCGACAGCGCAATCACCGGAACGCTCAATTCCTTGGCCAGCGTTTTCAGGCCGCGGCTGATTTCCGAAATCTCATTAACGCGGTTGTCGTTGGCCCGTCCCGAACCCTGCAGCAGCTGGAGATAGTCGACCACGATCAGGCCAATATCGTGGCGCCGCTTCAACCGTCGTGCACGCGTGCGAAGCCCTGAAATCGTCAGCGCCGGAGTATCGTCGATATAAAGCGGCAGTTCGGCGAGACGCTGGCTCGCATAGGACAGCTTCTGGAATTCATCGCGGCTGAGCTTACCCGAACGC from Altererythrobacter epoxidivorans encodes the following:
- a CDS encoding ABC transporter permease, giving the protein MLWIAIRMLTGDRTKFYGLLFGIAFSTLLITQQLTIFVNLIERGASGVYNVAEAEVWVMDPVSRTTDIAYAMPSTALERVRGVSGVEWAVPHLRANAAVRTDTGDLEQVAIIGVDDATLIGLPKRMFEGDTSVLSRPDSVIIDDVGTSRMYPDQPSPVGEVLELNDQRAVIRGVADAIPSFTSTVVLYTRYSQALRYVPGTRNRLSFVLVGASEGTSAQELAARIEEQTGLRARTRDELAQDGVDFVIQNTGIPFNFGITVLLGFIVGVAIVGLTFSLFIRDNIKQFGALKAIGVTNAKIVRMVAVQAGMVGAIGYSLGLIGTALFIWGFSGDPTFKGFYIPWQIPLFSLVAVTLILAITGFIALRSVLRTEPAAVFR
- a CDS encoding TetR/AcrR family transcriptional regulator, whose protein sequence is MSTASSSPDETARAPARGRPVDEAKREAIIDAARHSFFERGFAASSIEQIAADANVSKVTVYNHFGDKRGLLSATVDNECSKLRGLFHIGETPDGSLSERLTTIGAAMTAFLSRPEMVHFDRRIAAETEHDPEIGHAFLNSGPYRMKEAFTAFLESRVQAGELDIADCALAAEQFVSMCKGIGDLERRFGKAVDAQADEARIAGAVEVFLAAYATKG
- a CDS encoding efflux transporter outer membrane subunit, whose translation is MRRTHLALMAAPLALSACVAGPAPQIETPRPVLPDTFLFAPQAEEGAALAALLPTDDAAFTTLAGLALNDAPTLSEALARVEAARAGAARAGANRLPSIGADASVTATRTNPAQFAASLPPGIGIDTERTAYAANVTARWDLDLFGVLKASERAALARVDAADAQAQAVRLALIAEIAATVIDYRSVEARGYTLSQDMEAATAIARLAADREQAGLAPGFDRIRAEATAATTRSRLAALGSEKARLFGRLVTLTGAQPEVVKQAFVSPLPVTSAPAAPATLPSQLLANRPDVRGAEANLAASDAELAATARQRFPKLTLSAAIGLLAFSPGDLFDEDSIVGSLAAGLAAPLLDFGRIEAEIDGAAANKRAAFAAYRGAVFTALGDAETAYGLVAAADAELAAANLETAQLERAADLAETRYRAGLADFLTVLDARRAADGSTERAVAAGGRARRARVLLWQALGGSDLSPLTPQS
- a CDS encoding ABC transporter ATP-binding protein → MSPFDASAAISTRAVTRDFTAGDTTITVLHGIDLDVRAGEMTFLVGESGSGKTTLISIMCGILWPTQGKVQVFGTDIYALGDTELVEFRLDNIGFIFQQYNLIPSIDAAANAAVPLIARGMPVDEARERAKAMLDKLNILDQADKLPNQLSGGQQQRVAIARALVHEPRLVVCDEPTAALDAKSGRRVMDLLREVAVADDRSVIIVTHDNRIFDLADRILVLEDGRITHDGAEMPEEH
- a CDS encoding efflux RND transporter periplasmic adaptor subunit, producing the protein MALLPKNISISRQVLPVIAALGVLGAIAFIVFGLPDRTLEQPTQQPAQATGALANSPRVAGAGVVEPSSEIIDIGTALAGLVTDLRVQPGQFVGRGEVLFVVDDRSARARLSEANAAIGEASAAIREAQTARATAGKQLALYREIEDPAAVSRAEVIRAEGDASAAASRLELARARLSAAQAAAASARTELGRLTVRAPIAGEILAVNIRPGEYVSTMGSSSPPFIQMGETRPLHVRVDVDEDEANRVDLGKAAQVSPRGAAKDQVEAIFVRAEPLVVPKRSLTNSAQERVDVRVLQLIYALPDSARDKFRVGQQIDAFIPAKAAAK
- a CDS encoding exopolysaccharide biosynthesis protein, translated to MSHQPESVEETVEAIEDLADKQSEVCISDVVDEFGRRSFGPFLMIFALIEITPVGGIPGVPTFLALVCALIALQMLAGRDHIWIPDWIENRSVGADKLRKSAEKLEGIAHWLDKRFHGRLKRFTGRGWQKVAAAVVILLCCAVPPLELLPFASSGPMLAIAAFGLAIMVRDGGLMLGALAISALVAGGSAYYYFTADASGGGGFLGLF